The Myotis daubentonii chromosome 19, mMyoDau2.1, whole genome shotgun sequence genome window below encodes:
- the GTF2H3 gene encoding general transcription factor IIH subunit 3 isoform X2 gives MVSDEDELNLLVIIVDTNPIWWGKQALKESQFTLSKCIDAVMVLGNSHLFMNRSNRLAVIASHIQESRFLYPGKNGRLGDFFGDPGNPASEYNPSGSKDGKYELLTAANEVIVEEIKDLMTKSDIKGQHTEPLLAGSLAKALCYIHRMNKEVKDNQEMKSRILVIKAAEDSALQYMNFMNVIFAAQKQNILIDACVLDSDSGLLQQACDITGGLYLKVPQMPSLLQYLLWVFLPDQDQRSQLTLPPPIHVDYRAACFCHRNLIEIGYVCSVCLSTLLAFLCFLHLQYSATSAPSVLPARPPLRFLCLPC, from the exons ATGGTCTCGGACG AAGATGAATTGAATCTTCTAGTTATTATAGTTGATACCAACCCAATTTGGTGGGGGAAGCAAGCATTAAAGGAATCCCAG TTCACGTTATCGAAGTGCATAGACGCGGtgatggtgctgggaaattctcACTTATTCATGAACCGGTCCAACAGACTCGCGGTGATAGCGAGTCACATTCAGGAAAG CCGATTCCTGTACCCTGGGAAGAACGGGCGACTCGGAGACTTCTTCGGGGACCCTGGCAACCCCGCTTCTGAATATAACCCCTCGGGGAGCAAAGACGGGAAGTACGAGCTGTTGACAGCAGCAAATGAAGTCATTGTGGAGGAGATCAAGGATCTGATGACCAAGA GTGACATAAAGGGGCAGCACACAGAACCTCTGCTGGCGGGGTCCCTCGCCAAAGCTCTGTGCT ACATCCACAGGATGAACAAGGAGGTTAAAG ACAATCAGGAGATGAAGTCCAGGATACTG GTGATCAAGGCCGCGGAAGACAGCGCCCTGCAGTACATGAACTTCATGAACGTCATCTTCGCGGCGCAGAAGCAG AATATTTTGATCGATGCCTGTGTTTTAGACTCCGATTCAGGACTCCTCCAACAG GCTTGTGACATCACAGGGGGCCTGTACTTGAAGGTGCCGCAGATGCCCTCCCTCCTGCAGTACCTGCTG tgggTCTTTCTTCCTGACCAGGACCAGAGATCTCAGttaaccctccctcccccaattcaCGTGGACTACCGGGCCGCCTGCTTCTGCCACCGCAACCTCATCGAGATCGGCTACGTCTGTTCTGTGTGCTTGTCGA CCCTCCTggctttcctttgttttctgcaTTTACAGTATTCTGCAACTTCAGCCCCATCTGTACTACCTGCGA GACCGCCTTTAAGATTTCTCTGCCTCCCGTGCTGA
- the EIF2B1 gene encoding translation initiation factor eIF-2B subunit alpha isoform X2: MDDQELIEYFKSQMKEDPDMASAVAAIRTLLEFLKRDTGETIQGLRANLTRAIETLCGVDSSVAVSSGGELFLRFISLASLEYSDYSKCKKIMIERGELFLRRISLSRSKIADLCHTFIKDGARILTHAYSRVVLRVLEAAVAAKKRFSVYITESQPDLSGKKMAKALCHLNVPVTVVLDAAVGYIMEKVDLVIVGAEGVVENGGVINKIGTNQMAVCAQAQNKPFYVVAESFKFVRLFPLNQQDVPDKFKYKADTLRSVQTGQDLREEHPWVDYTPPSLITLLFTDLGVLTPSAVSDELIKLYL, from the exons ATGGACGACCAGG agttaaTCGAGTACTTCAAGTCTCAGATGAAAGAAGATCCCGACATGGCCTCGGCCGTGGCCGCCATTCGGACCCTGCTGGAGTTCTTGAAGCGCGATACCG GGGAGACGATCCAGGGCCTGAGAGCGAATCTCACCAGAGCCATCGAAACCCTGTGCGGCGTGGACTCCTCCGTGGCCGTGTCCTCGGGTGGGGAGCTCTTCCTGCGCTTCATCAGCCTCGCGTCCCTGGAATACTCG GATTACTCCAAGTGTAAAAAGATCATGATTGAGCGGGGAGAGCTCTTTCTCAGGAGAATATCACTGTCGAGAAGTAAAATTGCAGATCTGTGCCACACGTTCATCAAAGACGGGGCG AGGATCCTGACCCACGCCTACTCCAGAGTGGTCCTGAGGGTCCTGGAAGCGGCCGTGGCGGCCAAGAAGCGCTTCAGCGTGTACATCACCGAGTCGCAGCCGGACTTGTCCGG TAAGAAAATGGCCAAAGCCCTGTGCCACCTCAACGTCCCCGTCACCGTGGTCCTGGACGCCGCTGTTGG CTACATCATGGAGAAGGTGGACCTGGTCATAGTGGGTGCGGAGGGAGTTGTTGAAAACGGAGGCGTTATCAACAAG ATCGGAACCAACCAGATGGCCGTGTGCGCCCAAGCACAGAACAAGCCCTTCTACGTGGTGGCGGAGAGTTTCAAGTTCGTCCGGCTCTTCCCACTAAACCAGCAAGACGTCCCAGACAAGTTTAAG TACAAGGCAGACACGCTGAGGTCTGTGCAGACTGGACAGGATCTCAGAGAGGAGCACCCGTGGGTCGACTACACGCCCCCCTCCTTGATCACACTGCTGTTTACAGACCTGGGGGTGCTCACGCCCTCAGCCGTCAGCGACGAGCTCATCAAGCTGTACCTGTAG
- the EIF2B1 gene encoding translation initiation factor eIF-2B subunit alpha isoform X4: MDDQELIEYFKSQMKEDPDMASAVAAIRTLLEFLKRDTGETIQGLRANLTRAIETLCGVDSSVAVSSGGELFLRFISLASLEYSRILTHAYSRVVLRVLEAAVAAKKRFSVYITESQPDLSGQKMAKALCHLNVPVTVVLDAAVGYIMEKVDLVIVGAEGVVENGGVINKIGTNQMAVCAQAQNKPFYVVAESFKFVRLFPLNQQDVPDKFKYKADTLRSVQTGQDLREEHPWVDYTPPSLITLLFTDLGVLTPSAVSDELIKLYL, from the exons ATGGACGACCAGG agttaaTCGAGTACTTCAAGTCTCAGATGAAAGAAGATCCCGACATGGCCTCGGCCGTGGCCGCCATTCGGACCCTGCTGGAGTTCTTGAAGCGCGATACCG GGGAGACGATCCAGGGCCTGAGAGCGAATCTCACCAGAGCCATCGAAACCCTGTGCGGCGTGGACTCCTCCGTGGCCGTGTCCTCGGGTGGGGAGCTCTTCCTGCGCTTCATCAGCCTCGCGTCCCTGGAATACTCG AGGATCCTGACCCACGCCTACTCCAGAGTGGTCCTGAGGGTCCTGGAAGCGGCCGTGGCGGCCAAGAAGCGCTTCAGCGTGTACATCACCGAGTCGCAGCCGGACTTGTCCGGGCAA AAAATGGCCAAAGCCCTGTGCCACCTCAACGTCCCCGTCACCGTGGTCCTGGACGCCGCTGTTGG CTACATCATGGAGAAGGTGGACCTGGTCATAGTGGGTGCGGAGGGAGTTGTTGAAAACGGAGGCGTTATCAACAAG ATCGGAACCAACCAGATGGCCGTGTGCGCCCAAGCACAGAACAAGCCCTTCTACGTGGTGGCGGAGAGTTTCAAGTTCGTCCGGCTCTTCCCACTAAACCAGCAAGACGTCCCAGACAAGTTTAAG TACAAGGCAGACACGCTGAGGTCTGTGCAGACTGGACAGGATCTCAGAGAGGAGCACCCGTGGGTCGACTACACGCCCCCCTCCTTGATCACACTGCTGTTTACAGACCTGGGGGTGCTCACGCCCTCAGCCGTCAGCGACGAGCTCATCAAGCTGTACCTGTAG
- the EIF2B1 gene encoding translation initiation factor eIF-2B subunit alpha isoform X3: MDDQELIEYFKSQMKEDPDMASAVAAIRTLLEFLKRDTGETIQGLRANLTRAIETLCGVDSSVAVSSGGELFLRFISLASLEYSRILTHAYSRVVLRVLEAAVAAKKRFSVYITESQPDLSGKKMAKALCHLNVPVTVVLDAAVGYIMEKVDLVIVGAEGVVENGGVINKIGTNQMAVCAQAQNKPFYVVAESFKFVRLFPLNQQDVPDKFKYKADTLRSVQTGQDLREEHPWVDYTPPSLITLLFTDLGVLTPSAVSDELIKLYL, encoded by the exons ATGGACGACCAGG agttaaTCGAGTACTTCAAGTCTCAGATGAAAGAAGATCCCGACATGGCCTCGGCCGTGGCCGCCATTCGGACCCTGCTGGAGTTCTTGAAGCGCGATACCG GGGAGACGATCCAGGGCCTGAGAGCGAATCTCACCAGAGCCATCGAAACCCTGTGCGGCGTGGACTCCTCCGTGGCCGTGTCCTCGGGTGGGGAGCTCTTCCTGCGCTTCATCAGCCTCGCGTCCCTGGAATACTCG AGGATCCTGACCCACGCCTACTCCAGAGTGGTCCTGAGGGTCCTGGAAGCGGCCGTGGCGGCCAAGAAGCGCTTCAGCGTGTACATCACCGAGTCGCAGCCGGACTTGTCCGG TAAGAAAATGGCCAAAGCCCTGTGCCACCTCAACGTCCCCGTCACCGTGGTCCTGGACGCCGCTGTTGG CTACATCATGGAGAAGGTGGACCTGGTCATAGTGGGTGCGGAGGGAGTTGTTGAAAACGGAGGCGTTATCAACAAG ATCGGAACCAACCAGATGGCCGTGTGCGCCCAAGCACAGAACAAGCCCTTCTACGTGGTGGCGGAGAGTTTCAAGTTCGTCCGGCTCTTCCCACTAAACCAGCAAGACGTCCCAGACAAGTTTAAG TACAAGGCAGACACGCTGAGGTCTGTGCAGACTGGACAGGATCTCAGAGAGGAGCACCCGTGGGTCGACTACACGCCCCCCTCCTTGATCACACTGCTGTTTACAGACCTGGGGGTGCTCACGCCCTCAGCCGTCAGCGACGAGCTCATCAAGCTGTACCTGTAG
- the EIF2B1 gene encoding translation initiation factor eIF-2B subunit alpha isoform X1: MDDQELIEYFKSQMKEDPDMASAVAAIRTLLEFLKRDTGETIQGLRANLTRAIETLCGVDSSVAVSSGGELFLRFISLASLEYSDYSKCKKIMIERGELFLRRISLSRSKIADLCHTFIKDGARILTHAYSRVVLRVLEAAVAAKKRFSVYITESQPDLSGQKMAKALCHLNVPVTVVLDAAVGYIMEKVDLVIVGAEGVVENGGVINKIGTNQMAVCAQAQNKPFYVVAESFKFVRLFPLNQQDVPDKFKYKADTLRSVQTGQDLREEHPWVDYTPPSLITLLFTDLGVLTPSAVSDELIKLYL, encoded by the exons ATGGACGACCAGG agttaaTCGAGTACTTCAAGTCTCAGATGAAAGAAGATCCCGACATGGCCTCGGCCGTGGCCGCCATTCGGACCCTGCTGGAGTTCTTGAAGCGCGATACCG GGGAGACGATCCAGGGCCTGAGAGCGAATCTCACCAGAGCCATCGAAACCCTGTGCGGCGTGGACTCCTCCGTGGCCGTGTCCTCGGGTGGGGAGCTCTTCCTGCGCTTCATCAGCCTCGCGTCCCTGGAATACTCG GATTACTCCAAGTGTAAAAAGATCATGATTGAGCGGGGAGAGCTCTTTCTCAGGAGAATATCACTGTCGAGAAGTAAAATTGCAGATCTGTGCCACACGTTCATCAAAGACGGGGCG AGGATCCTGACCCACGCCTACTCCAGAGTGGTCCTGAGGGTCCTGGAAGCGGCCGTGGCGGCCAAGAAGCGCTTCAGCGTGTACATCACCGAGTCGCAGCCGGACTTGTCCGGGCAA AAAATGGCCAAAGCCCTGTGCCACCTCAACGTCCCCGTCACCGTGGTCCTGGACGCCGCTGTTGG CTACATCATGGAGAAGGTGGACCTGGTCATAGTGGGTGCGGAGGGAGTTGTTGAAAACGGAGGCGTTATCAACAAG ATCGGAACCAACCAGATGGCCGTGTGCGCCCAAGCACAGAACAAGCCCTTCTACGTGGTGGCGGAGAGTTTCAAGTTCGTCCGGCTCTTCCCACTAAACCAGCAAGACGTCCCAGACAAGTTTAAG TACAAGGCAGACACGCTGAGGTCTGTGCAGACTGGACAGGATCTCAGAGAGGAGCACCCGTGGGTCGACTACACGCCCCCCTCCTTGATCACACTGCTGTTTACAGACCTGGGGGTGCTCACGCCCTCAGCCGTCAGCGACGAGCTCATCAAGCTGTACCTGTAG
- the GTF2H3 gene encoding general transcription factor IIH subunit 3 isoform X1 — translation MVSDEDELNLLVIIVDTNPIWWGKQALKESQFTLSKCIDAVMVLGNSHLFMNRSNRLAVIASHIQESRFLYPGKNGRLGDFFGDPGNPASEYNPSGSKDGKYELLTAANEVIVEEIKDLMTKSDIKGQHTEPLLAGSLAKALCYIHRMNKEVKDNQEMKSRILVIKAAEDSALQYMNFMNVIFAAQKQNILIDACVLDSDSGLLQQACDITGGLYLKVPQMPSLLQYLLWVFLPDQDQRSQLTLPPPIHVDYRAACFCHRNLIEIGYVCSVCLSIFCNFSPICTTCETAFKISLPPVLKAKKKKLKVSA, via the exons ATGGTCTCGGACG AAGATGAATTGAATCTTCTAGTTATTATAGTTGATACCAACCCAATTTGGTGGGGGAAGCAAGCATTAAAGGAATCCCAG TTCACGTTATCGAAGTGCATAGACGCGGtgatggtgctgggaaattctcACTTATTCATGAACCGGTCCAACAGACTCGCGGTGATAGCGAGTCACATTCAGGAAAG CCGATTCCTGTACCCTGGGAAGAACGGGCGACTCGGAGACTTCTTCGGGGACCCTGGCAACCCCGCTTCTGAATATAACCCCTCGGGGAGCAAAGACGGGAAGTACGAGCTGTTGACAGCAGCAAATGAAGTCATTGTGGAGGAGATCAAGGATCTGATGACCAAGA GTGACATAAAGGGGCAGCACACAGAACCTCTGCTGGCGGGGTCCCTCGCCAAAGCTCTGTGCT ACATCCACAGGATGAACAAGGAGGTTAAAG ACAATCAGGAGATGAAGTCCAGGATACTG GTGATCAAGGCCGCGGAAGACAGCGCCCTGCAGTACATGAACTTCATGAACGTCATCTTCGCGGCGCAGAAGCAG AATATTTTGATCGATGCCTGTGTTTTAGACTCCGATTCAGGACTCCTCCAACAG GCTTGTGACATCACAGGGGGCCTGTACTTGAAGGTGCCGCAGATGCCCTCCCTCCTGCAGTACCTGCTG tgggTCTTTCTTCCTGACCAGGACCAGAGATCTCAGttaaccctccctcccccaattcaCGTGGACTACCGGGCCGCCTGCTTCTGCCACCGCAACCTCATCGAGATCGGCTACGTCTGTTCTGTGTGCTTGTCGA TATTCTGCAACTTCAGCCCCATCTGTACTACCTGCGA GACCGCCTTTAAGATTTCTCTGCCTCCCGTGCTGAAggccaagaaaaagaaactgaaagtgTCTGCGTGA
- the GTF2H3 gene encoding general transcription factor IIH subunit 3 isoform X3 produces MVLGNSHLFMNRSNRLAVIASHIQESRFLYPGKNGRLGDFFGDPGNPASEYNPSGSKDGKYELLTAANEVIVEEIKDLMTKSDIKGQHTEPLLAGSLAKALCYIHRMNKEVKDNQEMKSRILVIKAAEDSALQYMNFMNVIFAAQKQNILIDACVLDSDSGLLQQACDITGGLYLKVPQMPSLLQYLLWVFLPDQDQRSQLTLPPPIHVDYRAACFCHRNLIEIGYVCSVCLSIFCNFSPICTTCETAFKISLPPVLKAKKKKLKVSA; encoded by the exons atggtgctgggaaattctcACTTATTCATGAACCGGTCCAACAGACTCGCGGTGATAGCGAGTCACATTCAGGAAAG CCGATTCCTGTACCCTGGGAAGAACGGGCGACTCGGAGACTTCTTCGGGGACCCTGGCAACCCCGCTTCTGAATATAACCCCTCGGGGAGCAAAGACGGGAAGTACGAGCTGTTGACAGCAGCAAATGAAGTCATTGTGGAGGAGATCAAGGATCTGATGACCAAGA GTGACATAAAGGGGCAGCACACAGAACCTCTGCTGGCGGGGTCCCTCGCCAAAGCTCTGTGCT ACATCCACAGGATGAACAAGGAGGTTAAAG ACAATCAGGAGATGAAGTCCAGGATACTG GTGATCAAGGCCGCGGAAGACAGCGCCCTGCAGTACATGAACTTCATGAACGTCATCTTCGCGGCGCAGAAGCAG AATATTTTGATCGATGCCTGTGTTTTAGACTCCGATTCAGGACTCCTCCAACAG GCTTGTGACATCACAGGGGGCCTGTACTTGAAGGTGCCGCAGATGCCCTCCCTCCTGCAGTACCTGCTG tgggTCTTTCTTCCTGACCAGGACCAGAGATCTCAGttaaccctccctcccccaattcaCGTGGACTACCGGGCCGCCTGCTTCTGCCACCGCAACCTCATCGAGATCGGCTACGTCTGTTCTGTGTGCTTGTCGA TATTCTGCAACTTCAGCCCCATCTGTACTACCTGCGA GACCGCCTTTAAGATTTCTCTGCCTCCCGTGCTGAAggccaagaaaaagaaactgaaagtgTCTGCGTGA